The Oceanispirochaeta sp. M1 genome includes a region encoding these proteins:
- a CDS encoding radical SAM protein, translating to MEKHKIRLDKQGRIILPEYLKDKYGINPGEELLLEEGRDGLLLHSTISRLARIYVEPTNSCNLDCSTCIRNSWDEPMGFMSRDVYKKILDTLDQSATPPEVFFGGFGEPLSHPDLPEMIYEAKRRGAAVELISNGILLDEKMARSLIELDLDRLWISIDGADPSSYEDVRLGNELPGIIENIKRLNSLKFSHNGPKPELGITFVAMKQNIKDLPAMIKLSYDLGAVSFHVSNLLPHSSDMKDEILYTADRESRQCSIIFPRMDVNSENRDEILALLSKYEFHEIGGDEFNNPRNNCSFIKRGSVSVRQDGMVGPCLPLLHSNDHFMKDRKRTSQELFFGSLQSEDLLNIWKSSEYREFRRKVQDFDFSPCTGCTGCEMAETNEEDCFGSLPVSCGGCLWAQGFIRCP from the coding sequence ATGGAAAAACATAAAATACGCCTTGATAAACAGGGGAGAATTATCCTTCCTGAATATCTGAAAGATAAATACGGCATAAATCCAGGAGAAGAACTGCTTCTGGAGGAAGGACGGGATGGTCTTCTGCTCCACAGTACCATAAGCCGTCTGGCCAGAATCTATGTGGAACCCACAAACAGCTGCAATCTCGACTGTTCCACCTGTATCCGTAATTCCTGGGATGAACCCATGGGTTTTATGAGCCGGGATGTATATAAAAAAATTCTTGATACTCTCGATCAAAGTGCTACTCCTCCGGAAGTATTCTTCGGTGGTTTTGGAGAACCTCTCTCCCACCCTGATCTGCCGGAAATGATCTATGAAGCCAAGAGGCGGGGAGCTGCGGTTGAACTGATTTCAAACGGAATACTACTGGATGAAAAGATGGCAAGAAGCCTGATCGAACTTGATCTGGACCGGCTGTGGATTTCAATAGATGGTGCTGATCCTTCCAGTTATGAAGATGTGAGGCTGGGCAATGAGCTTCCGGGAATAATTGAGAATATTAAAAGACTGAACAGTCTGAAATTCAGTCATAACGGACCGAAACCGGAATTGGGAATAACCTTTGTGGCTATGAAACAGAATATAAAAGATCTGCCTGCCATGATAAAACTCAGCTACGACCTGGGAGCCGTCAGCTTTCATGTATCCAATCTGCTGCCCCACAGTTCTGATATGAAGGATGAAATTCTCTACACCGCCGACAGGGAATCCAGACAGTGTTCCATCATCTTTCCAAGAATGGATGTAAACAGTGAAAACCGGGATGAGATTCTTGCCCTTCTTTCAAAATATGAGTTTCATGAAATTGGAGGGGATGAGTTCAATAATCCCAGGAATAACTGCAGCTTCATCAAGAGAGGAAGTGTCAGCGTAAGACAGGATGGAATGGTTGGTCCCTGCCTCCCCCTTCTTCACAGCAATGATCACTTCATGAAGGATCGAAAAAGAACAAGTCAGGAGCTGTTTTTCGGATCACTCCAATCGGAAGACCTACTGAATATCTGGAAAAGCAGTGAATACAGGGAGTTCAGAAGAAAGGTACAGGATTTTGATTTTTCACCCTGCACAGGATGTACCGGATGTGAAATGGCCGAGACCAACGAAGAGGACTGCTTTGGAAGTCTCCCCGTCAGCTGCGGCGGCTGTTTATGGGCTCAGGGATTTATCCGCTGCCCCTAG
- a CDS encoding NAD(P)/FAD-dependent oxidoreductase, with product MITADVLIIGAGVVGCALARQLSRYELKILLLEAEDDVGTGATKANSGIVHGGYTAKAGTLKGELCIRGNRMFEALDRELHFGFKRKGSLVLAFNDEDLITIEALKSNGEKNGVNGLEILSSTETLSRYPSLNPDLSAALYCPETGIVSPYEFCIALAENAVQNGVTLSLDSRVQAIRKEEGRFIVRSGEHTYSAEYVVNAAGSGSASIAAMLGPPGFSINPRKGQYLLLRRGSGDLLDTVVFQTPSDKGKGILVTPTVWGNLLIGPNAEDVKSPDELGTDPETLAQILSIAKKSVPGLDPKESIRFFSGIRPRGDRGDFIIEESSVEGFFNLGGIESPGLTSSPAIAMKVEELLEKRGLELIEKDAFNPFRDEICHPGALGKVSEAAAGAKKEYGDPHRVVCRCEQVKESVIKDALGRGIPIRSLDAVKRRTRAGMGACQGKFCGPRVQEYLIRECGITLQDLIPPSRNSDEIRKTVLRIQEILEIQD from the coding sequence ATGATTACTGCAGATGTTCTGATAATCGGGGCTGGAGTTGTAGGCTGTGCACTTGCAAGACAGCTGAGCAGGTATGAATTAAAGATCCTTCTCCTGGAAGCTGAGGATGATGTGGGGACGGGAGCAACTAAAGCCAATTCCGGCATTGTTCATGGTGGTTATACGGCAAAAGCAGGAACCCTGAAAGGAGAGCTCTGCATCAGGGGCAATCGTATGTTCGAGGCTTTGGACAGGGAGCTCCATTTCGGATTTAAGCGAAAGGGTTCTCTGGTGCTGGCCTTTAATGATGAAGATCTGATCACCATTGAAGCTCTGAAATCTAACGGTGAGAAAAATGGTGTAAATGGGCTGGAGATACTTTCATCCACTGAAACCCTTTCCCGTTATCCTTCACTGAACCCTGATCTGAGTGCCGCTCTGTACTGTCCTGAAACAGGTATTGTCTCACCCTATGAATTCTGTATTGCTCTGGCTGAGAATGCTGTTCAGAACGGAGTGACACTCTCACTCGATAGCCGGGTTCAGGCTATCCGCAAAGAGGAGGGGCGATTCATTGTCAGAAGTGGAGAGCATACATACAGCGCAGAATATGTTGTCAATGCGGCGGGTTCCGGCAGTGCTTCTATCGCCGCTATGCTCGGTCCTCCGGGATTTTCTATAAATCCCAGAAAGGGTCAATATCTCCTACTCAGGCGTGGAAGTGGAGATCTCCTGGATACCGTCGTTTTTCAGACTCCCAGTGATAAGGGTAAGGGAATTCTTGTGACTCCCACTGTATGGGGTAACCTGCTAATAGGTCCGAATGCAGAGGATGTAAAGAGTCCGGATGAGCTGGGCACTGACCCTGAAACCCTGGCTCAAATCCTGAGTATTGCAAAGAAATCAGTTCCCGGTCTTGACCCGAAAGAGTCAATCCGTTTCTTTTCTGGCATTCGTCCCAGAGGGGACAGGGGTGACTTTATTATTGAAGAATCTTCTGTAGAGGGCTTTTTTAATCTGGGGGGAATTGAGTCTCCCGGGCTTACATCATCACCGGCCATTGCCATGAAGGTGGAAGAGCTTCTGGAAAAGAGAGGACTGGAGCTCATTGAAAAGGATGCTTTTAATCCCTTCAGAGACGAGATCTGCCATCCGGGAGCCCTGGGGAAAGTCTCTGAAGCTGCTGCAGGAGCAAAAAAAGAGTACGGAGATCCCCATAGAGTCGTCTGCCGCTGTGAGCAGGTTAAGGAGTCAGTTATTAAGGATGCTCTTGGCAGAGGCATTCCCATCCGCTCTCTTGATGCAGTAAAAAGAAGAACCAGAGCCGGTATGGGAGCATGTCAGGGAAAGTTCTGCGGACCCAGGGTACAGGAATATCTGATCAGAGAATGCGGGATTACTCTTCAGGATTTGATTCCTCCTTCAAGAAATAGTGATGAAATTCGGAAAACCGTCCTCAGAATCCAGGAAATTCTTGAAATTCAGGACTGA
- the acnA gene encoding aconitate hydratase AcnA: MSRENLFFKGKKVEYFSLVQFADDYGFDLSKVPVAIKILMENLLRHRKGSFVSDKDITALSSWLDNRGKASRDINFHPGRVVMQDFTGVPAVVDLAAMRNALAEDGGDPAKINPVIPVDMVVDHSVQVDFSGMPSAYSLNVQKEFQRNSERYRLLNWAQKEFENFRVVPPGTGIVHQVNLEYLADVISVRQVDGKDTAFPDTLVGTDSHTTMIGGLCVLGWGVGGIEAEAALLGQPLTMLIPEVIGFRLTGSLPEGTTATDLVLFVTQMLRKKGVVGKFVEFYGPGLDQLTLADRATISNMAPEYGATCGLFPIDDELLKYLKLTGRPEERIQLVEDYAKAQGLWREAGVEAEYTDNVSLELNDVRPCLAGPNKPQNRVPLENMSLQFEKVLKEVYEVKDPEAVSPVQGEEYSLHHGDVAIAAITSCTNTSNPAVLIAAGLVAKKAVEAGLKSRPWVKTSFAPGSQVVISYLEKAGLLSYLETLGFHLVGYGCTTCIGNSGPLRPEIERSIIDGDLVTGNVLSGNRNFAGRVHPVSRASFLASPPLVVCYALAGTIRKDLTKEAIARNSKGLDIFLKDLWPSNEEIESYMGDSVKSELFREKYADVFKGTPEWAALSDNSGSLYGWSDESSYIRRPPFFDNFRGEKRFRDIKEARVLAILPDSTTTDHISPAGVIPHNEPAGQYLKSLGVQTSDFNSFGSRRGNHEVMMRGTFGNIRLKNRMLKDVEGGYTLNRRGEQQSIFESSMEYQAEGIPLILFAGKEYGAGSSRDWAAKGTLLLGVQAVIVESYERIHRSNLVGMGILPLEFSDGDSVDSLGISGTGSYDLLGMEDLKAKGSLTLVINEKEQTRKVQLKVRIDTGGELEYYRSGGILNLVLKNMSH, from the coding sequence ATGTCCCGGGAAAATCTTTTTTTCAAAGGTAAAAAAGTAGAATACTTCAGCCTTGTACAGTTTGCAGATGATTATGGCTTTGACCTTTCAAAGGTTCCGGTTGCCATCAAAATTCTGATGGAAAACCTCTTACGTCATAGAAAAGGCTCTTTTGTTTCGGATAAAGACATCACCGCACTTTCCTCCTGGCTGGATAACAGAGGAAAGGCATCCAGGGATATCAACTTTCATCCAGGCAGAGTGGTTATGCAGGATTTTACCGGCGTACCGGCGGTGGTTGATCTGGCTGCCATGAGAAATGCATTAGCCGAAGATGGGGGAGATCCGGCAAAAATAAATCCCGTAATACCCGTGGATATGGTTGTGGATCACTCTGTTCAGGTTGATTTCAGCGGCATGCCTTCAGCTTATTCTCTAAATGTGCAAAAGGAGTTTCAGCGCAACAGTGAGCGCTACCGCCTCCTGAACTGGGCTCAGAAAGAGTTCGAAAATTTTAGAGTTGTTCCTCCGGGCACAGGAATTGTTCATCAGGTAAATCTTGAATACCTTGCTGATGTCATCTCTGTAAGACAGGTCGATGGAAAGGATACGGCCTTTCCCGACACCCTGGTAGGTACCGACAGCCATACCACCATGATCGGTGGACTTTGTGTTCTTGGCTGGGGTGTGGGTGGTATTGAGGCTGAGGCTGCTCTCCTGGGTCAACCACTGACAATGCTGATCCCCGAGGTCATCGGGTTCAGGCTCACAGGTTCTCTTCCTGAAGGGACCACAGCGACAGATCTAGTACTTTTTGTAACACAGATGTTACGTAAAAAAGGGGTAGTTGGTAAATTTGTCGAGTTCTACGGACCCGGTCTGGATCAGCTCACTCTGGCCGACAGAGCCACCATCAGTAATATGGCTCCCGAATACGGTGCAACCTGCGGTCTATTTCCTATTGATGATGAACTTTTGAAATATCTGAAGTTAACCGGACGGCCCGAAGAGAGAATTCAACTTGTAGAGGATTATGCCAAAGCCCAGGGGCTGTGGAGAGAAGCGGGTGTGGAAGCTGAGTATACAGATAATGTAAGCCTGGAACTTAATGATGTCCGTCCCTGTCTGGCCGGGCCCAATAAACCGCAAAATCGAGTCCCTCTGGAAAATATGTCCCTGCAGTTTGAGAAGGTTCTTAAAGAAGTGTATGAAGTGAAAGATCCCGAAGCTGTTTCTCCGGTACAAGGAGAGGAATACAGTCTTCATCATGGGGATGTTGCCATAGCGGCCATAACAAGCTGCACAAATACATCCAATCCTGCAGTTCTTATTGCTGCCGGACTTGTTGCTAAAAAAGCTGTTGAGGCAGGACTGAAAAGCAGGCCCTGGGTTAAGACATCCTTTGCTCCCGGAAGCCAGGTGGTCATAAGTTACCTGGAAAAGGCAGGGCTGCTTTCTTATCTGGAGACTCTGGGATTTCATCTTGTGGGTTACGGCTGTACTACATGTATAGGCAATTCAGGACCTCTGCGTCCTGAGATAGAGAGATCAATTATTGATGGCGATCTTGTTACAGGAAATGTCCTTTCCGGTAATAGGAATTTTGCAGGCAGGGTTCATCCTGTATCCCGGGCCAGCTTTCTGGCCTCGCCTCCCCTTGTTGTATGCTACGCCCTGGCAGGTACAATCCGTAAAGATCTGACGAAAGAAGCTATTGCCCGAAATTCAAAAGGCCTGGATATTTTTCTTAAAGATCTCTGGCCCTCAAATGAAGAGATCGAGTCCTATATGGGAGACAGTGTCAAATCAGAACTGTTTCGGGAAAAATATGCTGATGTATTTAAAGGAACTCCTGAATGGGCGGCACTTTCTGACAACAGCGGCAGTCTCTACGGCTGGTCCGATGAGAGCAGTTATATCCGCCGGCCTCCCTTCTTTGACAATTTCAGGGGAGAGAAGAGGTTCCGGGATATAAAAGAGGCCCGGGTTCTGGCTATATTGCCGGATTCTACAACCACTGACCATATCTCTCCGGCGGGAGTCATACCTCATAATGAGCCTGCCGGACAGTATCTTAAGAGCCTGGGTGTTCAGACATCTGATTTCAACTCATTCGGCAGTCGTCGTGGGAACCATGAAGTTATGATGCGGGGTACCTTTGGTAATATCCGCTTGAAAAACAGGATGCTCAAGGATGTGGAAGGGGGATATACCCTGAACCGCCGGGGGGAGCAGCAAAGTATCTTTGAAAGCTCCATGGAGTATCAGGCTGAAGGAATCCCGCTTATTCTTTTTGCCGGCAAAGAATACGGTGCGGGCTCTTCCAGAGACTGGGCTGCCAAGGGAACCCTTCTACTGGGTGTTCAGGCGGTTATTGTCGAAAGTTATGAGAGAATCCACCGTTCCAATCTTGTAGGGATGGGAATACTACCCCTTGAATTTTCAGATGGAGACTCTGTGGACAGTCTCGGGATATCCGGAACCGGCAGTTATGATCTTCTTGGTATGGAGGATCTTAAGGCTAAGGGCAGCCTGACTCTTGTAATCAATGAAAAGGAACAGACCCGCAAAGTTCAGTTGAAAGTCCGTATTGATACGGGGGGAGAACTGGAATATTACAGATCAGGAGGAATTCTCAACCTCGTTCTTAAAAATATGAGTCACTGA
- the sdhA gene encoding succinate dehydrogenase flavoprotein subunit, with translation MDFDYEVLIVGAGGAGLYAALEASRTGKTAVLTKVYPQRSHTGAAQGGIGAALGNVEEDKPEWHAFDTVKGGDYLVDQNAALILADDAVRAVYDLENRGLPFSRTEEGKIDQRRFGGHTRNFGEGPVRRACYAADRTGHMILQTLYQQCIKNEVAFYDEFFVLDIMMDGDTPTGLIVFELATGKVRTFRAKVILFATGGFGRMFKITSNAYSNTGDGPAILARNGIPLMDMEFFQIHPTGIRDMGILITEGVRGEGGILYNSQGEAFMKRYAPTMLDLAPRDMISRAIMTEIFEGRGIKGNRKIDDYVYLDASHLGRKKVEEKIPDIAEFCRTYLDVDPADAPMPVQPTAHYAMGGIPTNIDGQVWTGEKQYMGLYAAGECACVSVHGANRLGTNSLVDLVVFGRRAGQHIAEYVKDAPTGQADSDKAAWWEDRIEKLKSSRGNHPGEIFDSMQETMMGKVGVYRTGSEMEKAVKSLQDLRLAYENVSVHAKAENFNAEVQTVLELGNLLDLALHTAASALNREESRGAHSRDDFPERNDEDWLKHSLSTLKENKVTFRYRAVDVHKWEPKPRVY, from the coding sequence ATGGATTTTGACTATGAAGTATTGATTGTGGGTGCCGGAGGTGCCGGTCTGTATGCTGCACTTGAAGCCAGTAGAACAGGGAAAACCGCAGTTCTGACAAAAGTGTATCCCCAGAGAAGTCATACAGGGGCTGCTCAGGGAGGTATCGGTGCCGCTCTGGGTAATGTAGAAGAAGATAAACCGGAATGGCATGCCTTTGATACTGTCAAAGGGGGTGATTACCTTGTGGATCAGAACGCTGCTCTCATACTGGCTGATGATGCCGTCCGCGCAGTATATGACCTTGAAAACAGAGGTCTTCCCTTTTCCAGAACAGAGGAAGGGAAAATTGATCAGCGCCGTTTCGGCGGTCATACAAGAAACTTCGGAGAAGGGCCTGTGCGCAGGGCCTGTTATGCTGCCGACAGAACCGGTCATATGATTCTTCAGACCCTCTATCAGCAGTGTATAAAAAATGAAGTTGCCTTTTATGATGAGTTTTTTGTTCTGGATATCATGATGGACGGAGATACACCTACGGGGCTGATAGTCTTTGAGCTGGCCACGGGTAAGGTCCGTACATTTCGGGCAAAGGTCATTCTGTTTGCCACCGGTGGATTTGGACGTATGTTCAAGATCACTTCCAACGCTTATTCAAACACAGGTGACGGCCCTGCTATCCTGGCGAGAAACGGTATTCCCCTGATGGATATGGAGTTTTTTCAGATTCACCCCACAGGAATAAGAGATATGGGAATCCTCATTACTGAAGGAGTCCGGGGAGAGGGTGGTATTCTTTACAACTCCCAAGGGGAAGCATTTATGAAACGTTATGCTCCCACCATGCTTGATCTGGCCCCCCGGGACATGATCAGCCGGGCTATTATGACAGAAATATTTGAAGGCAGAGGCATCAAGGGAAACCGCAAAATTGATGACTATGTCTATCTGGATGCCAGTCACCTGGGCAGGAAGAAAGTTGAAGAGAAAATCCCTGATATTGCAGAATTCTGCAGAACATACCTTGATGTTGATCCGGCAGATGCTCCCATGCCTGTTCAACCCACAGCACATTATGCCATGGGAGGAATACCCACTAATATTGACGGTCAGGTCTGGACCGGAGAAAAACAGTACATGGGTCTCTATGCCGCAGGTGAATGCGCCTGTGTTTCGGTTCATGGAGCCAACAGGCTGGGAACCAACAGCCTGGTAGATCTTGTGGTCTTCGGCCGGCGGGCCGGGCAGCATATCGCTGAATATGTAAAGGATGCCCCCACAGGCCAAGCGGACAGCGACAAGGCTGCCTGGTGGGAAGACAGAATTGAGAAACTGAAATCATCCAGGGGGAATCATCCCGGTGAAATCTTTGATTCCATGCAGGAAACCATGATGGGGAAAGTAGGAGTCTACAGAACAGGATCAGAAATGGAGAAGGCTGTTAAGTCACTACAGGATCTCCGACTTGCCTATGAGAATGTCTCTGTTCATGCCAAAGCCGAAAACTTCAATGCCGAGGTTCAGACGGTTCTTGAACTGGGTAATCTTCTGGATCTCGCCCTCCATACCGCAGCCTCTGCTCTGAACAGGGAGGAGAGCCGGGGGGCCCACAGCAGAGATGATTTCCCCGAAAGAAATGATGAGGATTGGCTGAAACACAGTCTGAGTACCCTTAAAGAAAATAAGGTGACCTTTCGCTACAGAGCTGTGGATGTACATAAATGGGAACCCAAACCCCGGGTCTATTAA
- a CDS encoding succinate dehydrogenase/fumarate reductase iron-sulfur subunit — MKVELKIFRFNPETDKKSRFDTYKVDAEPTDRVLDSLMHVYRNEDGSLAFRKSCAHGVCGSDAMRINGKERLACKTLIQDVADAEGDTILIEPLRHMTVQKDLMVDQSEFLERFKKVSPFLIPLEEAPEKGEYIQSQIQRDAIDDATKCINCGACYSACPILETNPDFLGPAALVHASRFIYDSRDKGLDTRLEILDQPNGVWACDSHFECTRVCPRGIKITKLINMTKREIKKRKGE, encoded by the coding sequence ATGAAAGTAGAACTAAAGATATTCAGATTCAACCCTGAGACAGATAAAAAATCCCGTTTTGATACATATAAAGTAGATGCAGAGCCCACAGACCGGGTATTGGATTCCCTGATGCATGTCTACAGAAATGAAGACGGCTCCCTGGCCTTCCGCAAGAGCTGTGCCCACGGGGTCTGCGGTTCCGATGCCATGAGGATCAACGGAAAAGAGAGGCTGGCCTGTAAAACCCTGATTCAGGATGTGGCAGATGCTGAGGGGGATACCATTCTTATTGAACCCTTAAGGCATATGACTGTTCAAAAAGATCTGATGGTGGATCAGAGTGAGTTTCTGGAGCGTTTTAAAAAAGTCTCACCTTTTCTTATACCCCTTGAAGAGGCTCCGGAAAAGGGTGAGTATATTCAGAGCCAGATACAGAGAGATGCCATAGACGATGCTACAAAATGCATCAACTGCGGTGCCTGTTATTCTGCCTGCCCCATTCTGGAAACAAATCCTGACTTTCTGGGACCTGCCGCTCTGGTTCATGCGTCCCGTTTTATCTATGACAGTAGGGATAAGGGACTGGACACCCGTCTGGAAATACTGGATCAGCCCAATGGTGTGTGGGCCTGTGACAGTCACTTCGAATGTACAAGGGTCTGCCCCAGAGGGATTAAAATTACCAAACTTATCAATATGACCAAGAGGGAAATCAAAAAGAGAAAAGGAGAATAG
- the sucC gene encoding ADP-forming succinate--CoA ligase subunit beta, which produces MNIHEYQAKELFQSYGIPIKPFRLVTEVSGLAQAAVELGGETIVKAQVLSGGRGKAGGVKYAKTVDDAVRYGKEIFNLTIKGFPVEKIILTEAADIKKEFYAGFITNRNSKAVTLMLSKAGGMDIEDLALNAPEEILKVDFFAEDGADPDLYDSALKEIFERETHIAQARDILDKLYRLFLDKDCSLTEINPLSIVDDDTLMAIDAKMSFDDNALFAHPEIQALENPEESSQDEKDARDAGLSFVSLDGEIGCIVNGAGLAMATLDIIKLAGGEPANFLDVGGSSNPNKVLTALKIITRNPSVSAILINIFGGITRCDDIAKGLLMAREQIKMDLPLVIRLVGTNQDEGRALLEEAGLKAYDGLSESVDKVVKLAYSREENGGNQ; this is translated from the coding sequence ATGAATATTCATGAATATCAGGCTAAAGAACTGTTTCAGTCCTATGGGATACCCATCAAACCCTTCCGCCTTGTCACAGAAGTTTCCGGGCTGGCACAGGCTGCCGTAGAACTGGGGGGAGAGACCATTGTCAAAGCCCAGGTACTTTCCGGGGGGCGGGGTAAAGCCGGTGGTGTAAAGTATGCCAAAACCGTGGATGACGCCGTCCGCTACGGTAAAGAGATCTTCAATCTGACGATCAAAGGATTTCCTGTTGAGAAGATCATCCTCACAGAAGCCGCGGATATAAAGAAGGAATTCTACGCGGGTTTTATCACGAACCGGAACAGCAAAGCTGTTACCCTTATGCTCAGCAAGGCCGGGGGGATGGATATCGAGGATCTGGCGCTTAATGCGCCCGAAGAGATTCTTAAAGTCGATTTTTTTGCCGAGGATGGTGCTGACCCGGATCTTTATGATTCGGCATTAAAAGAAATCTTTGAAAGGGAAACTCATATTGCACAGGCCCGTGATATTCTGGATAAACTCTATCGGCTCTTTCTGGACAAGGACTGCAGCCTGACCGAAATCAATCCCCTTTCCATTGTGGATGATGATACTCTTATGGCCATTGATGCCAAGATGAGTTTTGATGATAACGCCCTTTTTGCCCATCCCGAAATCCAGGCTCTGGAAAATCCTGAAGAATCCAGTCAGGACGAAAAGGACGCCCGTGATGCGGGACTCAGTTTTGTCTCCCTTGATGGAGAGATAGGCTGCATCGTCAATGGAGCCGGACTGGCCATGGCTACCCTGGATATCATCAAACTGGCCGGAGGGGAACCCGCCAATTTTCTGGATGTTGGGGGGAGCTCCAATCCTAACAAAGTTCTCACTGCATTAAAAATAATTACCCGGAATCCATCTGTCAGTGCAATCCTTATAAATATTTTCGGAGGTATTACACGCTGTGATGATATTGCCAAAGGCCTTCTTATGGCCAGGGAACAGATCAAAATGGATCTGCCCCTGGTAATCAGACTGGTGGGAACCAATCAGGATGAAGGCCGGGCTCTACTGGAAGAAGCCGGTCTCAAGGCCTATGACGGCCTGAGTGAATCAGTTGATAAAGTTGTGAAACTTGCCTATTCCCGGGAAGAGAATGGAGGAAATCAATGA
- the sucD gene encoding succinate--CoA ligase subunit alpha: MSILLDENTRVIVQGITGRDGSFHTKTMVQDGTNIVAGVTPGKGGQSMDGITVYNSVEDCLKEHEVDASVIFVPAPFAAGAAREAIDAGIALVVCITEGVPVQEMTELYHRARKKGSVLIGPNCPGLISPGKSKIGIMPLRIHKAGGIGVISRSGTLTYEVVNELTLAGMGQSSCIGIGGDPIVGSGFVDLLERFEADTDTTAVVLIGEIGGEAEEEAALYIKEKMTKPVVSFISGRSAPKGKRMGHAGAIISGGKGTAEAKVAAFIAAGVDVADKPDEIPGLLRKKMI; this comes from the coding sequence ATGAGCATACTCCTTGATGAAAATACAAGAGTCATCGTACAGGGCATAACCGGAAGAGACGGTTCTTTTCATACAAAGACCATGGTTCAGGACGGGACAAATATTGTCGCCGGCGTGACTCCCGGAAAGGGCGGTCAATCCATGGATGGGATAACTGTTTACAACAGCGTTGAGGACTGTCTGAAAGAACATGAAGTAGATGCCTCTGTCATCTTCGTTCCCGCTCCTTTTGCAGCCGGAGCCGCCCGTGAAGCCATTGATGCCGGAATAGCACTGGTTGTCTGCATCACCGAGGGTGTCCCCGTGCAGGAGATGACAGAGCTCTACCACAGAGCCCGTAAAAAGGGTTCTGTACTGATCGGTCCCAACTGTCCCGGTCTGATATCCCCCGGAAAAAGCAAGATAGGTATTATGCCTCTGAGAATCCATAAAGCCGGTGGAATCGGTGTAATTTCCCGAAGCGGTACTCTGACCTATGAAGTTGTCAATGAACTGACACTGGCTGGCATGGGTCAGTCCAGCTGTATCGGTATCGGGGGGGACCCCATAGTCGGTTCCGGATTTGTAGATCTTCTGGAGCGATTTGAAGCGGATACTGATACAACGGCTGTGGTGCTGATTGGAGAAATCGGCGGGGAAGCGGAGGAGGAAGCGGCTCTCTATATTAAAGAAAAAATGACAAAACCTGTTGTTTCCTTTATTTCGGGAAGATCCGCTCCCAAAGGGAAGAGGATGGGTCATGCGGGTGCCATCATCTCCGGCGGGAAGGGTACGGCCGAGGCCAAGGTGGCTGCATTTATAGCCGCTGGTGTGGATGTAGCTGATAAACCGGATGAGATCCCCGGTCTTCTAAGGAAAAAAATGATCTAG